In Candidatus Defluviibacterium haderslevense, the following are encoded in one genomic region:
- a CDS encoding GNAT family N-acetyltransferase, whose amino-acid sequence MNLEYLETPRMKLRILTPDVYDFVFNHYSNQEIMHFFGLENGQLMQEEKRKYSLGFATFNKTFVNFQLINKKTESIIGACGFHTYYIEHGRAEIGYHLFSERDKNKGLMTEALQKIIHYGFEVMHLNRIEAFVSPQNEVSIKLLKKFNFVEEGLLRKHYFKNNIMEDSLVCSLLRSEYILK is encoded by the coding sequence ATGAATCTTGAGTATTTAGAAACACCCAGAATGAAACTACGAATATTGACTCCTGATGTTTATGATTTCGTTTTTAATCATTATTCGAATCAGGAGATCATGCATTTTTTTGGTTTAGAAAATGGACAATTAATGCAAGAAGAGAAAAGAAAGTATAGTCTTGGTTTCGCTACATTTAATAAGACTTTTGTCAACTTTCAACTCATCAATAAGAAAACTGAATCTATAATAGGTGCGTGTGGATTTCATACGTATTATATTGAACATGGTCGTGCAGAAATAGGTTACCATTTATTTTCTGAGCGAGATAAAAATAAGGGATTGATGACCGAGGCTCTTCAGAAAATAATTCATTATGGTTTTGAAGTAATGCATCTTAATAGAATAGAAGCTTTCGTGAGTCCCCAAAATGAAGTATCCATTAAGTTGCTCAAAAAATTTAATTTTGTGGAAGAAGGATTATTGAGAAAGCACTACTTTAAAAATAATATTATGGAAGATTCACTGGTATGTTCATTACTTCGAAGTGAATACATCTTAAAATAA